The following DNA comes from Odocoileus virginianus isolate 20LAN1187 ecotype Illinois chromosome 26, Ovbor_1.2, whole genome shotgun sequence.
ACTTCTACCCAAAACCCACGACTATACTTGCTTTCTCTGTAGACTAATTACTTTCCTGTCCTTTCTGGTTCATGACAAAATAGAGACGCCTTGCAACCAGAAGGACCTGGCTGCGTCAATTAACCCTTTCTCTGTTGGTCTTCACACTAAGCTAATCTTAGTAAAGGCGACACCGCTGTGCGCATACTTGAGGATGACGGCTCCATGGCACCCTCCAATAGACGCAAAGCGGAAGAGGCAGGCCGGAAGTGGAAGTGCGGCAGGGAGTTAGCGGCGTCTCAGTTGCCATGGAGACTGGAAAGCCAGAGAGGCTGCTGGCTGAGTCTGGATCCTACGCTTTCGCGGGGGCAACGTGGACGCCCCCCCCGCGTCTGTCCCGGATCCGCAGCCCCAGCCAGTCCGCCTGGCTGTCCTCCCTCGCCTATTCCGAGTCCTTCCACCATGGCTTCGGGGGTCGGCGCCGCCTCGTCTCGCAGCTCTCGCTCCCGCCGCTCCCCGAGCCGCAACTGCTGCGCTTGCGCCCCACCTCTCTGCTCACCCAAGACATCTCCTACTTGCTCACCGGCGTCTTCCGCAACTTGTACACCGCTGAGGTAAtaggggaggaggtgagctcgAGTTTGATCAAGGCCCGCGGCAGCGAGGATGCGCGGCACGAAGAGTTCGTGGACCAGCTGCAGCAGGTAACAGGGTACCGCGCCCCGCTCGCTTCTCCGCGTGCTCACCCAGGGGATGGCGGCGTCGCGTCTGCGGCTGTGCTGGGGACTCAGGGCGCTTCTCAGCCACCCGGCAAGTGTCAGCCCCTGTCGGGTGCAGCGGCTGTTCCAGGCACGGGGTACGCAGCTGGGAAAGAGCAGACCAAGTCCGTTCCGCCGTATATCCTACATTGTAGTGGAAGGACGCTATACACGCTCTCAGGCAAATCTCTACTCACATAAGGTGTATAACTGTAGCACCTATCTCTCTTCACATCTCTACACACACAATTGCATATATAAGTGAAACAGCAGAAAGCAGAATAGTTGTTTCCTGGAGATGATAAAGCTAAAAGTCACGTCCGCTCTGGGGTGCCTGCCTTTGTCCCACAAACCGCAATCTTAACCGAGAGGCATGCATGACCAGATTTTAGGAAACATGCCCAGTCTCTGGAACAGCGTCTCTTCTTATCTGTATAAGGAGGAAAGCAGCTGTCCTGAGTCCTTTCTGATAAGGCTGACTGCTGGCCACGCTGCCCACGACTTTCTCGGAGGAGTCTCAGCTGAATGCTTTCAAGCAGCTGAGGTGAATTCTGAAGGGGTCGACAGCTGGaggctttcacttcactatgcTCCCTGCAGCCAGGTAGCAAGTCATTCTGTCCTGAGTGACACAACCCTCTGTCTACCGCAGGTGGTGTGTTAACTTGCATTTGGTATTTCAGAGTTCAGATGACAGACGTCTTTACTGAGAAGTCAGGAGACAGGATTTGAGACTTGGCACTGTTCCTGACTTTACTGTAAAAAGCTATAAGCCATTTGCCTCCGTGGGTCTGAGAGTTCAGATCTGTCTGTTTAGACCAGGTGGTCTCTGCAGTTCTGTGACTGTTCTGTGCTTCATGGGAAACAATGCTGCTCGGGGGAGGCTGAGTAAAGCTGTGTCGTCTCACTGTATTTTTGTGCATCTGATCACCCACCTGCCAGATTCGGGAGCTCTATAAGCAGCGGCTGGATGAAGTTGAAATGTTGGAGAGACACATCATTCAGGCCAATGCACGGGCTCTTGCGGAGAAAGAGCGGGCCATGCACCAGGCCAAAGTACAGTTCCTTGAGCCCTTTATCAAGATGCCTCCAGGTGTGTATGAGCTGCTCTAGGCCCTTCACCCTAACCCCCCAGCTGTTAATATATTACTGTATTACCCCATTCGTCTTTTTCAAAGACTAATGGAcatcatgaaaattaaaacctgTGCATCAAAAGGCTCTTACCAACAAAGTAAAAATGCAACCCACAGAACCTCTCTagtctttttcaaaatgtttggaGAGTGAGTTGCACCTGTGTTGTTTCATTATCACAACACGCCAGTGTGCATGTCTCCAGCGCAGGGACTCTCACCTACATAACCAGCACACAACCCGCTAAGCCAGGGAGTCAGCACTGAGGCAGTGTTATCCTCCAGTTCACAGATGGCCCGCAGGTTTTACCTGCTTCCCCACAGCATCCATTTCTCTCTGTGGTCTAGCATCCTGTCTAGGAAGCCGTGTTGCATGCCACTGTCTTGTCTCATTTTTAGACTTTTCACCTGGGACATTTCTTTGAACGTTTCCTGTCTTTCATGTTCTTGACCATTGAGTTTTACCCCAggctttaaaaattgtggtaaaatgcacataacacaaaatttaccctcttaactatttttaagagTACAGTTCAGcggtattaaatacattcattatacaaacatcatcaccatccatctccataACTCTTTTTCATCTCACACAACTGATATGCCCattaaaaataccttcacagtccctccatccctccagcccctggcaaccaccattctactttctgtctgtataaTTTTGACTACTTTAAGTAGTATtcaaataagtggaatcatgcagtgtttgtctttttaagGCTAGCGtgtttcacttagtgtaatgccctcaaggttcatccatattgtagcctgtgtcagaatttccttccttcatatgttatataatattgtgtttatatatgcattttgcttatccattcatcagttgatgaactcTCGGGTTGCTTCCAGGTGttagctgttatgaataatgctgaaCATGGACGTACAAAAAGCTCTTTGAGATCCcgctttcagttctttggtttTGTGTCTAGAAGAGGAATTGTTAGATCATATAGTAGTACTattctaattttttgaggaaccaccatactggtTTTCACAGTGCCTGTACCatttttactttcccaccaacagtaaaCAAGGATTcccatttctccatatcctcaccaacacttattttctagttttttgatgggggtgggtgtggggttgtgtgtgtggggagggtggtGTAGCCATCCTGATGGGTGTGAGGGGGTACcgcattgtggttttaattttgcatttccctgatgatgagtgattttgagtatcttttcatgtgaagATACCATTTgggtatcttctttggagaaatgtcttttcaagcccatttttttggagggggggtaGTTTCACATATTTATTGGGAGCCATCGGGGAGGGGACCTCTCTCCGTCAACGGAGGAGCTCATAGTTTCTTCAGCCACTCCAGGCTTGGGCCCCAGGGGTCCTGAGGGTAGCTGGGCATGTTCTATCGTCTCAGAGGGGCACTGGGTACTTGTAGGGTATGGCCCAGTTGATCATGACCGAGTACTTGGTGTTGGGGCTGAGTGTGGGCAGAATTACAGGCAGGCCCCCACTGGTGAAGGATGCCCCCAGCACCAGTTCCTTGGCACAGACATTCTTGAGGAAGACTGTGATTCTTTCGGCCACCCTGATCTTAGCGGCAGTGAGGGCGGGCAGAACACTCCTCAAGCCCATTCTTAATCCATCatattgttgttgagttttaggaatTCTCTGTATATCCTGGTTATTAATCCCTTACCAGatatgtgatttgaaaatatttctcttgttCTGTGGGTTGCGTTTTTCCTCTGATGCacaacttttaattttcatgaagtccagtttgttgatttttcttttgttctctgtgcCTTTGGTGTTGTAGCTAAGAAACCATTGCGAAATGCAGTGTTGTGAAGTTTTGGCCCTGTGTTTTCTCCTAGAGTTTATTAGGTCTTGGTCTTGGATTTTAGGTCTTGGATTTAAGGTCTTTGATTAATTTTGAGTTGCATAGTGTTAAAAAGGATCCAACTTCATTCTTATACATAAACATGTCCAGTTTTCCTGGCATCGTTTGTTGAAAAGCCTGTCCTTTTCCTATTGATTGGCCTTGACACCactgtcaaaaatcatttgaccttATGTGTGAAGGtttctttctgggttttctattctattccattggtttCTGTGTCCACTTATGCTAGTACTACATTCTTATTGCTGTAGCTTTCTTGTAAGTTTTGAGATCAGCAATTGTAGGTCCTTCAGCTTTGATTGtttaagattgttttgactattggATAGTCCTTGAGATTCCATAATAGATTTTAGGATGGGTTTTACTGTTTCTGTCATAAAAAatgtcattgggattttgatagagatttcattgaatctatattTCGCTTTGGGTAGTACTgacactttttaaagaatattttggctatgctgggtctttgtcctGGCGCTCAggctcttcgttgctgtgcaccgACTTTGTCTAGCTTCGGCGAACAGAGGCTGCTCTCTAATTGTAGAGAGGCTTcttgcatgggcttctccttgcaggggcttctcttgttgctagTGCAGGAACTCTAGAGCGCCGGCTCAGCAGTTGtgacgcatgggcttagttgcccagtggcaTGTGGAAGCTTCCCAGAGGGGGagtcgaacccgtgtcccctgcattggcagatggattctcaagcactagggaagtcccaatatcgGCGTTTTTAACAATATgaagtcttctaatccatgaacatggaatgtatttctgtttatgtcctctttcatttgttttcagcagtgttttgtattttttattatgtaagtCTTTGATCTCCAGGGTTAATTCTCAAGTATTGTGTCCTTTTTGGTGCTCTTGGGAATGGAATTGTTttcataatttccttttcagatggTTCATTTTCGTGTGTAAAAATGCATCGGATTTTTGTGTGCTCACTTTATGTCctgctactttgctgaattcacttattagttctaagagaggttttttgtgtgtatgaaatctttaatgttttctgcgtgtgtgcatgctcagtccatgtctgactctttgcgaccctatggactgtagcccaccaggctcctctgtctttgggattctccaggcaagaatgctggaatgggagacttccttggtagtccagtggttaagactccaggcttgcaatgcaggggcccctgggttcgatccctggttagagaactagatcccacatgatgcaactactgtgtgctgcaatgaagactgaagatcagacctggcacagccaaataaaaatgaattttaaaaaaataagaatactggagtaggttgcctgccctcctccaggggatctttctgacccagggatcaaacttgtgtttcctgcattataggcagattctttacttctgagccactggagaatcccactgtTTTCAACTTATAAGATCATATCACCCacaaacaataataattttacttcttcctttccagtttggatgccTTTTAATTATTGCCTAGTTGCTCTGATTAGAACTTCTAGTATTATGTTTACTACTAATGGTGAAAGTAGGCATTcctgccttgttcctgatcttagaggaaaagctttaagtctttcaccactgaggatgaCATTCGCTATGGGTTTTCATCCATGATTTTCATTATGTTGAAATAGTTTCTGGTTGTCCCtagttctttgtgtttatttttttaatcatgaaaggatGCTGAAGTTTTTCAAACAATTTTCTGTATCAGTTGAGGTGATCATGGGActcttttcccctttattctgttactgtggtgtattacattgattgagttttatatgttgaaccatccttgcatcacAGGAATAGATCACACTTGATGATGGTGAACTATCCTTTCAGTATGTTGCTGATATTttgtgaggatttttgcatcGGTATTCATAATGGATGTGGTCTTCTTGTAGTGTCTTTATCTGGCTTtatatcagggtaatgctggcctcttGAATGAGATaagaagtgttccctcctcttcagtttttttgtgAAAAAGTTGAGGAttgatattaattctttaaatgcacttgagaagaatgtgtatgcCATTATTGTTCGGTAGAGTGTTCTATATGTCCATTAGATCTAGTTACTCTATTGGGTTGTTTAAATCCTCTGTTTCATTACTTGTCTTTTGCCTGGTTCTTCTTTCTATTACTATAAATGGGTACTGAAGTGTCCAACTAGTATTATTGTAGAACTATCTATTTCTTCCATCAGATCTGTCattttttacttcattattttgaTGATCTGTCATGAGATGTGTAAATGTTTATGCTTATTATATCTTCTTTCTCTATTGAATCTTTTATTgatatgtaatgtccttctttgctTCTTGTaacctttttttatttaaaaagtctttttttcctctattagTATAGCCACTTCCTCTCTTGATTACTATTTGCATGGaaatcttttttcatcttttcatttccaaTCTATTTGAGTCATTGGATCTAAAGTGAGTCTCCTGTAGACAGCAGTCTATTTGGATCATGTATTTTTGTCTATTCTGCCAATTTTTGTCTTTTGACTGGAGAGTTGAATCCATGTacatttaaagtgaaagaaagtgatagtcactcagtcgtgtccaactctttgcaaccccatgaactgtagcccaccagtttcctctgcccatggaattctccaggcaagaaaactggaatgggttgccattttctcctccagggatcttcccaaaccagggatcgaacctgggtctcctgccctgcctgcatattctttaccatctgagccaccagggaaggccaaattacatttaaagtaattactcaaaaaaaaaaaaaattactcataaGGAGGAACTTCTGTCACTTTGGTATTGTTTGGTCTTGTATCTCTTTtgtccctcatctcctgcattagttcagttcagtcattcagtcatgtccaactctttgtgaccccatggactgcagcacgccaggcctccctgtccatcaccaactcccggaatttactcagactcatgtccattgagtcggtgatgccatccagccatctcatcctctgtcgtccccttctcctcctgccctcagtctttcccaacatcagggtcttctcaaatgagtcagctcttcgcattcaggtggccaaagtattgaaatttcagcttcagcatcagtccttccagtgaatagtcaggactgatctccttgcagcaatccaagggactctcaagagtcttctccaacaccacagttcagaagcatcaattcttcagtgttgcTGTCTTATTTTGTGTTGAGTCAGTTTTTGTAGTGAAatgtttaaatttccttttttaactttGAGTATATCCCACAGCTGTTTTCTTTGTGGCTGCCTTAGGGATTACATTTAAAAGCCCCAAATTATAACATTCTCATTTGAATTTATACCAGCTTAActtcaataaatacaaaattctttgtttctttacatctccatccccacccctttTGGTTGTTGATGTCACAGAATTACATCTTTATACGTTGTGTGCCCAGAAGTACCAACTAATCCATTAGTCTTGTAAATTGTGTAGAAAATAAAGACTTGGAGCTATAAACCAAAGTCACTATAATGCTGACTTTTATGATACTAGCTTAATATAATAGTaacttttgggggcttcccaagtggcacgagaggtaaagaacctgcctgccactgcaggagacctgggagactcaggctcagtctctgggttggggaggcacgctggaggagggagggcgtggagacctgctccagcattcttgcctggagcgtcccatggacagaggagcctggcggggcacagtccatgggctgtagtcacagagtcatgactgaagcaacttagcacataacTTTgaacttgtttttttgttttagctttaatagtttttttttccccttcaaatgTATTAGTCTTTTAAATCATGTAGAAAATTTTTATGATTATCCATGTATTTACCTTTATTgacatctttatttcttcatgtggCTTGGAGTTACTGTGTAGTGTCCTTTCATTTCACATTACAGCACTCCTTTGAGCATTGCAGGTCAGGTCTAGTGGTAACAAACACCCTCAGCTTCTGTTTATCaggaaatgtcttaatttctctatCCGTTTGAAGGACAGTTTTTACTGGATATAGGATTCTTGGTTAATAGTTTCTCcttttagcactttgaatatattgaCCCACTGCCTTCTGGCTTCCAAAATTTCTGTCGAAAAATCTACTGACAACTTTATTGAGGATCTTTGAATGTGATGAGTCACTACTGTCTTGCTACTTTCAagattctctctttgtctttcaaATGTTTAATTATAGCGTGTCAATAAGAGTCTTTGAGTTCATCTGATAATTCATGAGCTTCTTGGATGTTTATATTCATGTATTTCATTAAATCTGGGACCTTTTCAGCCACTATTTCTTTAGATACATCCTCTCTGcccccctttccctttctcttccttctgggaCTCCCACAGTGTGTGTTACTCACTTGCTGGTGTCCCACAGGCCTCTTAggctctctttgcttttcttcagtAGTTTTTCCTTTGACTcagtaatttccttttttttttatatcttcagGTTCACTGATTCTCTCTTATGCCTGCTCAGATATGCTTTTGAATCcctttaataattcatttttcatttcagttagtGATCTTTTCAGTTCCAACATGTCTTTCTACCTTCCGTATAGGTTTTCTGTCTGTTGATATTTACGTGTTTTTGTACATCATTTTCTTGATATTCTCCACATGTTCTTTTATTAATAGCTCTATGAGCATCTTCAAGACAGTTGTTCTAAGCCTTCGCCTAGTATAACTGCAGTCGGGTCTTTTTCAAGGACAGTTGctgttgatttaattttttcctttgaatgggCCATACTTTCccatttctttgtatgttttttattttttttgttgttagataACTGGACATTTGAATCTAATAATCATGTGACTTTAGAAATCAGCTTCTCCCCCTTCCACACAGCTTGCTGGTTATCTTGtaattgtttttggttttgttcgtTAGTTATTGTCAGCTGTCTGTGCTGAGGTTCAGCCTGAGCTATAATCTGAAGGTTCTTTTCTGAACCCTTCCCTGAGTGTATGTGGTCATGTTCTGATCTCTCCCTGATCTGCAGTTGTTTTTGAGTGTCTCAGTCTTTAATATCTGGCTTtcaaaagagggaaaagagaaagatgaaggagGGGGGGTGCTAGCCATGTGAATTCCCTAGAAGTCACTCCCACCTGGAGGAGGCGGGGCATGCCCCAGTGTGGGAGGTGCTTCTTCAGGCCTGCGCCTCTGTGGTCACAGTCAGAGCACAGATCCCAGGTGTTTGGAGGACAGCATCTCTTTGGGTCACCCTCGCTGTCACGGGTTGTGTGTGGGTTGCCCCAGAAACACATGCCCAGGTGCCTGCCTGGGACGGAGGGTGAGGGGCAGGTAGCTGCTCCTATGCTAAGTCCACTGCAACTGTCTCTCCAGGCCTCCCCCTGGAAGTGCAAGCCTTCGATAGATGCCATGTTCAGTTAGGCTGATTCTGCTAGTGCAGCTTGCGCCTGGGTGGGGAGACAGAGTGCTTGTGCTTTGTACGCCCGTTTTTCCAGGATCCTCtcttttgacagtttttttttttttttcaattagttattttggctgtgcctgatcttagttgcagcatgtgggatctaattccctgaccagggatcgaacgctgGCCCCTTGCGTCGGGCGCTCAGAGtgttagccattggaccaccagggaagtccctcctgacAGTTCTTGAGAAGCCTTTCACTCTGTAAGGCGGTTCTGATGTTTCCTTGTGACCAAACTCCCATTCATGCTTGGCAGCAGCACCATACATGATGCTGGTTGCCCCAGCCCTCACTGCCGCACATCAGGAGGCACAACTGATGTTAGCCCTGATCACCTGGTCACCTTCGTGTCTCCgcattaaattcttttttttttttcaggttttaaaactttttatttgcatattaaaaaaattgtgcattccaataattaaaatcatttgaacaacaaccaaaaaaatggCACTCTGATTAAACTGCATTTTACAGCCCGCAGAACACCTTGGACCAGCTTTTTACTCTAGATTTCACTGTCGTCCCACCCAGCTTCCTCCTTCACCAACATGcaagttcttttccttccctgccaGCCGAATAGGCAGATGGGAGAGGCAGGCGCGGCCTACGTTGTCAGTAGTTCTCCATTCTTTGATGTGAAAAGGGGTAGCACAGTCATTTAAACTTGATCCAACCTCTTTGCATCTTACAAAGTTAAAcagctaaaagaaataaaataagaaggcaATGCTTGTGAAATGTACAGTACATACTGGTGGCGCATGCTTCATTACGACTCGCCTGCTTGCTTCTCCTGTTCAATTGTTTCTTTCGAAGGCAGTGGGTTTTTCTCTTGCATTTCCGTTTTCTTCAATTTCGACTTATTGAACTTCTCAATCTCAGCCATATCGGGCTTGTCAGACATTGTTGCAGAGGGAGCGAGCTGTGAGTGAGGGAAGTCTGGTCTGCGCTGCGTTAAATTCTACATGTTAGGTTGTAACTGACTCGTGTTTTGTGGAGAGGTATTCTCAGATTTGACCAGTATGTTTTTTCCTCATCAAATCCCCACACCAGCAACCAGTGCTAAGAACTCTTTTCAGTCTACCATCTCTCTGatactttgtaaatttttttgtcagagaaattgggtcattttttCTATACATTTGTCTGTAGTCTGGATTTTGGTGATTTCACCATTGTGGTATCATTTAACCTGTTCTTATGATCCCTGTATTCCTTGCAGTTCACTAGTTATTTCTAGAGACTTTATGAGATTTAAGTTCAACTTTTGAGAGGAGAAGGGTATAGAGACCAATTCATAGATGGTGCTGTGTGCTCCCTTCATGAGATGCATGGTGTTTGATATCTCTTGTTTTCATGATGCTGCCAGTTTTTGCCTAGATATATTGTTTCATTAGGGGTTACAAATTATAATGCTAATGGTACTGAAATACTTCTGTAAAGAGAAAGTTCTCTGTGATGACTCTGATTACCCCAGGATAGGAGCAGAATTAATTCTTTCCCTTTATCtgccagtttttaaattaatgagtTGGTTTCCCTAACATCTGCCAAAGATGAATGAAAAGGTTTGGTTGGTTAGTTTTTCCTATCATTATGAACTCATGGATTTCGTAACTAGTTATGTTTATTGTCCTGTTGATGCTCAGATTGTCCCATCTTTAGCCACTTGGGGCCTTTTCAAGTTGATGCCTGACTCTATTGGCATAACATTGGTTGCCTGTGGTaaacttccttactttctgaaaTGATCAGATGTTCCAGGTTCATCTTGTGTGTTTATTGCTCCAGACCTGGAATCGGCCATTTCTCCAAGAAGTTCTGGTACCTTATGTTCCCCCCAAAGATTTTGATCTGTCATCCTGCATCCCTGAAAATTGTCATTTTCCAGGGCGGTAGGGACAGTGCTTTTAGGGTGAGGAGACCTGACATGTCTGTGGCCTGCAGGGAGGGAGAGGTAGAAGGTACAGTGGCTTCAGAAAGCTTTACACTTATGGGGTCCTGCTGGGGACCAGGTGATGGGTAAGATGCTTTGCGAATGTTATTCCACTGAATCCTTCCGACAACCCCGCGAGATAGGTTTTCTCTCCATTTACAGGTGTAGGAGTTGAGAGAGGAGCTCAGATGTTCCCTAAATTCCCACAGCTGAAAAGGGCTGGGACCCAACTTTGGACTTGTGTCTGCTGTCAAAGCCCGTCTCTCTCTTCTGTCAGGAGGAGGATGAAGGCCTGTCGTCCAGGCAGTGTCTCGCGGTTGTAGATGACTTCCCCCAGGGTGTGTGGGGCCCTGTCCCCTCTCAGGTCTGCCCTCGCTGAAGCTCAGCCCCGTGAGACCGTGAGCACCCCGTGCAGATTCCATATCTCCTGTTCCCCCTTCTCTGCAGCACTCGTGTAGCTGCCAGACCCCCTCCCTCAGTCTTGGATTTAGGCAGAGATAACTGGTAGTGGATTCTCGGGAGGATTTGTTGGTTGTCTGCTATCTGCCAAGTCTGCGGAGTCAGATACTGTCCCTGGTCTTTGGTAGGATTCTTCTGGCTAGAGATCAGGGGAGATTAcataattatttgtttgtttgcttttaatgaaAGTGGAACAAAACATTGAGAACTGGGAAACAGTTATCAGCCAAGAGCGTTTCCCAGtgaccttcattttatttttttaccccaGATAATTTTAAgttatgggcttcctaggtggtgctagtggtaaagaacccacctgccaatacaggagatttaagagacgtggttaaaaaaaaaaaaaaaaagaaaagaaaagacgtgggtttgatccctgggttaggaaaatcccctgcaagaggaaatgacaacccactccagtattcttgcctggagaatccccatggacagaggagcctggcaggctgcactccatgggatcacagagtcggacatgactgagcgacttagcacgcaatATTAGGCAGACGTTATCCACCCTGGTTTCTCAGCCTTCTGCTGGCAaggtttctcttttttatttcagaaatagcAGAAGTAGAGACCTTAATCCAGTTCCCTGGACACCTTTCTGGTTCTGCTTCTCAGGGCAGAAAGTGGTGTCCCAAGAACCTCTTTCGTAACCTGGATGATTGATCGTGAAGATGATTGTTATTTGAGACACTGAAGTAACCTTTCTGTCTTGGCTAATACAAATGTCACAAGGTGGAAAACGTGAAAATTCTCCAGACAGAGGGAGAAAGATCAGAATTCTGCAGAATGTTCTGTGCTTTTGTTCCCTTTCCTTGCTGGTATTTTATCTGCATTATCTTTTGGGAAGGGGAGCAGCCAGTGCCTTGCATTGCCATGCTCAGGAGCAGGGTCCATGTAGGAAGCCCACCCTTCCTACAAGAGGTCACACGGCCAGTTCAGGGTGCCCAGGGCTCACCTAGTCCACGCCTGGGGTGGAGAGAGACTTCCCAAAGCCCTGATAACAAGCTGCGCCCCACCAGCCCCACTCCTGCAGACACGGAACTGCCCACGGCCTAGGGAGGACCTTGGAGGGAATGGTATCAGAAGAGAGGATACACCTCCTTGCCACATGGCCTTTGCCATTTTTCTGGAAGCTTTAtcttatcttttaatatttcaaataggCCATTGCCAAGTCCTTGGGAACTGGGCTGGATTGTGTCAGTTTTGCATTGCTGCCAGTCCCTGCTGAGGGCTC
Coding sequences within:
- the LOC139031292 gene encoding thymosin beta-4-like, which produces MSDKPDMAEIEKFNKSKLKKTEMQEKNPLPSKETIEQEKQAGES